A genomic segment from Nicotiana sylvestris chromosome 1, ASM39365v2, whole genome shotgun sequence encodes:
- the LOC104237715 gene encoding long-chain-alcohol oxidase FAO1: protein MEKKSHPLLRGGRRETKYSHGFSSSEMETLTSICETILPPLPQNEIPEKNSHNIQYLHKASASQYPIPDECAEVVMKRGFLEAIILVRGLLRILSTRIGTLLLCGSFCFVQKWPYINKFCDIPLEKREIVLQKWFKNRFLTPVRLAFMFIKFLCLYIFFTQVGEDSKNQAWDDIGYQVDNEEKHSETAEERPLEKGIVEAIYETESTIVKSLVQKGLKVIDDTKNNMYKVQCDVVIVGSGCGGGVAASVLASSGHKVIVLEKGNYYTKSDYSSLEGPSMNQMYESGGILSTLDAKIMIMAGSTVGGGSAINWSACIKTPDCVIQEWGDDKRLPIFQSPEYVSAMDKVCERIGVTENCTQEGLQNQILRKGCENLGLEVEGVARNTSENHYCGSCCYGCRRGEKKGTDTTWLVDAVDSGAVIITGCKAERFILEKNKYGKTRDKKCLGVIATSTNKDITKRICIEAKVTISACGSLLTPPLMISSGLRNPNIGRNLHLHPVIMAWGYFPESDSDLKGKIYEGGIITSVHKVGSYDSNVRAIIEATALGPGSFAALCPWTSGEDLKNRLLKYSRTAHLFAMVKDVGSGEVRSDGRISYTFNATDKESLKQGLKQALRILIAAGADEVGTQRSDGQRMKCKGKSEKEIEAFLNTVTAAEGPKSLVKNFTTYSSAHQMGSCRMGMSEKDGAVDENGESWEANGLFVCDASVLPGAVGVNPMITIQSTAYCLSKKIAEMIKEGKFSR from the exons atggAGAAAAAGAGTCATCCTTTACTTAGAGGAGGAAGAAGAGAAACGAAGTATAGTCATGGCTTTTCCTCTTCAGAAATGGAAACTTTGACTAGTATTTGTGAAACTattcttcctcctcttcctcaAAATGAAATCCCAGAAAAAAATAGTCATAATATTCAATACCTTCATAAAGCTTCTGCTTCTCAGTATCCAATTCCTGATGAG TGTGCAGAGGTTGTAATGAAAAGGGGGTTTTTAGAAGCAATAATCTTGGTGAGGGGTTTGTTAAGAATACTATCAACAAGAATTGGAACTTTGTTACTTTGTGGATCATTTTGTTTTGTCCAAAAATGGCCTTACATCAATAAATTCTGTGATATTCCATTGGAGAAAAGAGAGATTGTGCTGCAGAAATGGTTCAAGAACAGATTCTTAACTCCAGTTAGATTGGCATTTATGTTTATCAAATTCTTGTGTCTCTACATCTTCTTTACTCAG GTTGGTGAAGATTCAAAAAATCAAGCATGGGATGACATTGGATATCAAGTAGACAATGAAGAGAAGCATTCAGAAACAGCTGAAGAAAGACCTCTTGAGAAGGGAATTGTAGAGGCAATTTATGAAACAGAATCAACTATAGTCAAGTCCCTTGTCCAAAAAGGCCTAAAAGTTATAGATGATACCAAAAACAACATGTACAAAGTTCAATGTGATGTTGTTATTGTTGGTTCAGGTTGTGGTGGAGGTGTTGCAGCAAGTGTTCTTGCAAGTTCTGGCCACAAAGTTATCGTTCTCGAAAAAGGAAACTACTACACCAAATCCGACTATTCGTCCCTTGAAGGACCTTCAATGAACCAAATGTATGAATCAGGAGGAATACTCTCAACTTTGGATGCTAAAATAATGATCATGGCTGGATCAACAGTTGGTGGTGGCTCCGCGATTAATTGGTCAGCCTGCATTAAGACTCCTGATTGTGTTATACAAGAATGGGGCGATGATAAAAGACTACCAATTTTCCAAAGCCCTGAGTATGTATCTGCTATGGACAAAGTTTGTGAACGGATCGGTGTGACAGAAAACTGCACACAAGAAGGTCTTCAGAACCAAATTCTCCGAAAAGGGTGTGAGAATCTTGGTCTTGAAGTTGAAGGCGTGGCACGAAACACATCCGAGAATCATTATTGTGGCTCGTGCTGCTACGGATGTAGAAGAGGTGAGAAGAAAGGAACTGATACAACTTGGCTGGTGGATGCTGTGGACAGTGGAGCTGTGATTATAACAGGATGCAAAGCTGAGAGATTCATACTAGAAAAGAACAAGTATGGGAAAACAAGAGATAAGAAATGCTTGGGAGTGATTGCAACTAGTACAAATAAAGATATCACAAAGAGGATATGTATTGAGGCCAAGGTAACCATCTCAGCTTGTGGTTCTCTTTTGACACCTCCACTTATGATTTCTAGTGGTTTGAGAAATCCGAACATTGGCCGAAATCTCCATCTTCATCCGGTTATAATGGCATGGGGATACTTTCCCGAGTCCGATTCAGACCTCAAGGGAAAAATATATGAAGGAGGAATCATTACCTCAGTACACAAAGTCGGGAGTTATGATTCCAATGTTAGAGCTATAATAGAAGCTACTGCTTTAGGACCAGGTTCGTTCGCTGCCTTGTGTCCTTGGACATCTGGTGAGGACTTAAAGAATAGGTTACTCAAATATTCAAGAACAGCGCATTTGTTTGCAATGGTTAAAGATGTTGGATCGGGGGAAGTCAGATCGGATGGAAGAATAAGCTATACGTTCAATGCTACGGACAAAGAAAGTTTGAAGCAAGGGCTAAAACAGGCTTTAAGGATCTTGATAGCAGCAGGAGCTGATGAGGTAGGTACTCAACGTAGCGATGGACAGAGAATGAAATGTAAGggaaaaagtgaaaaagaaatCGAGGCTTTTCTTAATACAGTCACAGCAGCTGAGGGACCAAAGTCACTTGTAAAGAATTTCACAACTTATAGTTCTGCTCATCAGATGGGAAGTTGCAGGATGGGAATGAGCGAAAAAGATGGCGCTGTCGATGAGAATGGAGAGAGTTGGGAAGCAAATGGCTTATTTGTTTGTGATGCTAGTGTTTTGCCTGGTGCTGTTGGTGTAAATCCAATGATCACTATTCAGTCCACTGCATATTGTCTATCCAAGAAAATAGCAGAGATGATAAAAGAAGGCAAATTCTCAAGATAA